In Nitrospira sp., one genomic interval encodes:
- a CDS encoding phosphatidylserine decarboxylase family protein, producing MADHAVGIPIVKEGWPFVGGLGGLALLFGGVGWPIPALVAGGFTLFTAWFFRNPSRTIPQQPNMVVSPGDGKVIAIEEEFEPRYLKEKSIRVTVFLNVFDVHVNRMPCAGIVEGVSYQPGQFLVASKPEATLHNEQNAVMLKAESGAKVLCVQVAGLIARRIVCWVGEGDRVERGERYGLIRFGSRMDTFLPLGSSIRVAVGDRVKGGESILGELR from the coding sequence ATGGCTGATCATGCGGTAGGGATTCCGATCGTTAAGGAAGGCTGGCCGTTTGTCGGAGGACTGGGCGGTTTGGCGTTGCTTTTCGGAGGAGTCGGCTGGCCCATCCCGGCGTTGGTGGCCGGTGGGTTCACGCTGTTTACGGCGTGGTTTTTTCGGAATCCCAGCCGGACGATTCCGCAGCAGCCCAACATGGTGGTGTCGCCTGGAGACGGCAAGGTGATCGCAATCGAGGAGGAGTTTGAGCCTCGCTACTTGAAGGAAAAGAGCATTCGGGTTACGGTGTTTCTGAATGTGTTCGACGTCCATGTGAACCGGATGCCCTGTGCGGGCATTGTGGAAGGCGTCAGCTACCAGCCCGGGCAGTTTCTCGTGGCGAGTAAGCCCGAGGCGACTTTGCACAATGAACAGAATGCCGTCATGTTGAAGGCGGAATCCGGAGCCAAGGTCTTGTGTGTGCAGGTTGCCGGGTTGATCGCCCGTCGCATCGTGTGTTGGGTGGGAGAGGGTGATCGTGTGGAGCGGGGTGAGCGCTACGGGTTGATCCGGTTTGGGTCGAGGATGGATACGTTTTTGCCGCTGGGGTCGAGCATCCGAGTCGCAGTGGGGGATCGGGTTAAGGGCGGAGAATCCATTCTGGGAGAACTTCGATGA